The genomic interval CCAAAAGCGATCAGACTGCCAAAAAATCGGACAGGATGAGGTAATCCTTCAGGATCACCAAATATCAAATCCAGCAGATAACCTGCAAGCAAGGGAATGACAATAATTATATAGTTTTCCATTCAGCTAAAGCATTAATCAGCAATTGATTTTTATTTTGACTTAAAGTCGCGATACGGATATGTTTTTCGGTTAGTCCCCTGAAATTCCCTGCATCACGGATCAATATATTAAATTCTTTTAGTAAAAACTGTTTTAATAGCGCAGCTGTATGCTGATTTGTACGCGCCAGAAAAAAATGAGTATGACTAGGATAGATTTTCAATGCACTGCTCTCCAGCTTCTTTGTAAATTCTTCCCGGTCTGCTAATAATTGCTGAACAGGGATTTGTATCGTTTGAATATGATCAAAAATAAAATGTCCGGCTGCTATAGCCATTGCATTTACTGCCCAGGGTAATTTAAAAGACCTTAACCGGTTGATCAGCGCAGTACTGGCCGCAATATAACCTAACCTTAAACCTGGAATAGCATAAGCCTTGGTCATCGAGCGTAAAACAATCAGGTTATTGTATTTTTCAATCAGCGTCAGTACCGAAGTAATCGATACCGTAAATTCAATAAAAGCTTCATCAACAATGAAAAGCACACCAGGATGTTGATGGATTAAGGCTTCCAGCGCTTTAAAAACAGCTCCGGTAGGATTGTTTGGATTGCAGATAAACAACAGCCCGGTATCGCCGGAAATCCCTTTCTCCAGCTCGTCCCAGTTCAATAAACATAACTGATGTCCGAATAGCTTGCAAGCATCTTCATATTCCGCAAAAGCAGGAATCGTTATCGTTGTTTTTCCATTTTTAAAGGCCTGTGCAACCAGGTATATACTTTCTGTACTCCCATTGGTCACTAATATATTTTCGGATTTAAAGCCATAAAAGGAGGCTATCTTCTGCGTGAGGCTTTCTGCCAGTACTTCAGGATACCGCTGTACGTTGTCCCATTGTCTAAAAAGGTATTCTTTTAATCCGGCCGGAGCCCCTCCATGCCATACGTTCGTGCTAAAATCGGCCGCTAATGTTTGCTGATGTAAATACCCATCATCTCCGTGTCCCTGAAACATTTGATTAATCTTTTAAGTGTTGATATACCTGTTCAATATCCAGGTTTTCTCTTAACAATGCAGCTAATTTGTCGTATTGTTCACTGCGGAATTGCAAATAGTCGACATAGGGTACTTTCAAATCGGTATACGGAGCTACCAGATCATTGATCACAATCTGGTTATCCAGAATACCATGCAAGTAAGAACCCCAGCATTTTTCTGATAAAAAATAACCATCTGTATGTTTTCCATCCAGCCAGGCAACGGGCTGTTCCGCGCCATGAACTCTGGTCTCTCCCATATGGATCTCATATCCCATACATTTTTCAGCGCAATCACGGTAAGTAAAACTACATTGCCTGGTGGTTTTTTCATGAAGTAATACAGTTTCCACAGGTAAAATACCTAGTCCTTTAACTTCCCCTGCGGCAGACTCTATTTGCCCGGGGTCTTTAATTGTTTGTCCCATCATCTGATAGCCTCCGCAGATACCGATCACCGTCTGTCCCATTCGATGGGCCAGAATAATCGCTTCTGCAAGACCGTTATTCCGGAGTTCAATCAGATCTTCAATTGTATTTTTACTACCGGGCAGCATAATAATATCTGCCTGGGCAATTCCTTCACTGGTATGGGTATAATAAAGATTAATACGGGTATCTTTATCCAGACGATCAAAGTCAGTAAAATTAGACATCCGGCTTAACAGCACTACCGCAATATTAACTTTACCTGGAATGGGTTGATTTCTTTTCAGTTTCAAAGAAACGGCATCTTCTTCTTCAATAAAAATATCCTTGAAATAGGGAATAATTCCAATCACAGGAACCCCGCATAAATCCGCTATCATTTGCTTTCCTTCCTTAAAAAGATCCGGATCGCCACGAAATTTATTGATAATAATTCCTTTGATACATGCTTTTTCCTCTGGTTCCAGCAGCTGCATTGTCCCATAAAGACTGGCAAAAATGCCCCCTTTATCAATATCTGTGACCAGGTAAGTTGCCGCGCCCGCAGCTATTGCCATCCTCATATTGGTAATATCTCTTTTTTTAAGATTCAGTTCAGAGATACTCCCCGCTCCTTCCATTACGATAGGTGAATAGCGTAAAGCCAGTCTTTGATAGGCCAGTTTAACTTCTTCAAAAAGTGTAGCGCGATCATTTGATAAAAAGTATTCTTTAGCGCTCTGGTTTCCTATTGATTTCCCGTTCAGGATTACTTGTGCGGTCTGATCATTTGTTGGTTTGAGCAACACAGGGTTCATATCGGTATGACATGGAATTCCGGCAGCCTCTGCCTGCACAGCCTGTGCACGTCCTATTTCCAGGCCTTCGGGAGTAGCATAGCTGTTAAGCGACATATTTTGCGCTTTAAATGGCGCAGGTGTATAACCATCTTGTTTAAAGATCCGGCAGAATCCGGCAGTAATTATACTTTTGCCTACATCAGATGAGGTTCCAACAAACATAACTGGTCTGAGCTTCCTTTGATTTTCCATGATTTGCAAGCTTACACAATTTATCAGAGCTTAACAATGCAATCTTCTGAAAATGCAGCCTGGAGAACAGCCAGTTCTTTCCTTCAGCAAATGGATAAGAATTACTGCCGGGATCCTGAAAATAATCATTAGGTTACGTAATTAAGAGTTGGTAAAAATGTCATTAAAAAATACAGGTTCACAACAAGTATTGAAAGCCCTTGGCTTTAATTTTAAAGGAATTCATGAAGGCATGTACCAATGGGAATTACGGTCTGTAATGATAATTTGACGATAGTCTTACTCTATAGAATTAGTAGATTTTGATTACATATAGTATATTTGCCCCATGATGATAACAATCGATCAGAAATTAATTAAGCATATGTACAAAAATACCCTTGTGATAGTTTTATTCACTCTTTTAGCTATTGGTGCTTCTGCACAGACTGTTCTTCAGCATGGAGCCTGGCGCGCGGCACTTTTAAGAAATGATGGAAACAAGATTATTTTCAATCTTGATATTCAGCGGCAAAAAGGAAAAACAGTATTCTATATTGTGAATGAACCTGAAAAAATGCTTGCCGAAGATGTGACTATTGTGAAGGACTCTGTATTTATTAATATGCCGGTTTTTGAATCTGCTTTCAGGTTAAAGATCATCTCCAAAGATAGCCTTTCAGGCACATGGATCAGAAAGACAACATCAAAAGATATTGTTATGCCGTTTACTGCAACCACCAAACAGGCTTACCGCTTTCCTGCGGTTCATGGAAATGCTACTGAAAGTGCCGGTGGTAAATGGAAAATTGATTTTACCAGAAGTCATAATTCTGACCGGGAAGCTATAGGGCAGTTTTCGCAAAAAGGAAACCAGGTTACCGGCTCTATCCTTACCCCTTCTGGTGATTACCGCTATCTTTCGGGAATAGTTACAGGAGATTCACTTCAGGTCTCAACTTTTGATGGTATTCATGCGATGGTATTTACCGGTAAAATTAACAAGGGAAATATTACAAATGGTAATTTATATAGCGGCCCGGTTTCAAAAGAAATATGGACAGCAAAAAAGGATGATCAGGCAGCATTATCCACTGAGCAGGTTACCAGGCTTAAAGATGGTGAGGATGGGAGTTTAAATTTCAGCTTTCCTGATATTGATGGCAAACAAGTTTCAATTACTGATCAAAGATTTAAAAACAAAGTTGTGATTATACAATTGATGGGCTCATGGTGCCCTAATTGTATGGACGAAACAGCATTCCTAAGTGAGTATTACGATAAGAATAAGCAAAGAGGCGTAGAAGTTATTGGACTTGCTTACGAGTACACTACGGATGTTAAACGTTCTGCGGCCAGTATACGCAAATTTCAAAAAAGATTTAAGGTGAAATATCCTTTACTGATCACGCCTGCAACGGTTTCTGATTCTTTACGTACAGAAAAAACATTACCGCAGCTCACAGCAATTAAAGTGTTTCCAACTACATTGATTCTTGATAAAAGTGGAAAAGTAACAGCAATTACAACTGATTTTTACGGGCCTGGTACCGGAGATTATTATACAAAATACAAGGAAGCTTTTGAAAAAAAGATTACTGAATTACTTAAAAAATAAACGCAGGAACCAGTTTGATAGTTATTGTTTAAAACGGGCCATGATTTAAAACCTCATGGCCCGTTTTTTTAGAGCTATAAGGAGTGTTTCACCACCCTGAGGAATATTGGCTAAAAACTCTAAAGTCAACATTTTTGTAGAATTCTCAATACTATAATGTTTTAGCTTAGCTTTTTTAGCACATTTCACCGTATTTTATGCTATAAAAAACTACAAATGAGGGCATTATGCACAAATTATATTCATAAATTTTATCATTAGATTCGGTCGGATTTAGAAAAAAAAGACTTGATATATATACACTATTGTAGATTATTTAAATATAAATTTTTATATATTTTTCTTATATATAGTTGTGTCGCTTTACCTGAAAAATCTTTTGCCCAGATTTGCACAGGTAGTTTTGGTGACCCGGTTGTCAATATTGATTTTGGAAGGGGTACGGGGAATTTCGGCCCCTCTTTAGGCTCCAGTACAAATTATCTGTATGTTGCTTCATTGGGCCCTGGCGATGGTTCTTATACGATTGTTAAAAAAATTGGCGGCGGAGCATGGTTTACCACGGTCAACCATACCCAAAATGATCCGGATGGTTATATGATGATGATCAATGCCAGCAATCAACCAGGCGTCTTCTATGAAACAGCAATCGACGCAGATTTGTGCCCGAACAGTACTTATGAATTTGCAGCCTGGGTAACCAATTTATTGACTTATACAGGCAAAAAACCTAATCTTACTTTTTCAATATTGACCCTGGATGATCAACTTTTAAAAACTTACACTACCGGTGATATTCCGGAAACCTCCGTATCTACCTGGAAACAGTATGGATTTTTATTCAGGACCAGTAATTCGACAAAAGTTAAAATCAGGATTGTAAATAACGGACCGGGCGGTGATGGTAATGACCTTGCACTGGATGATATTACTTTCAGAGCCTGCGGACCAAAAATCACTCCGCTTACAGACAATACCAGTCAGACAGAAAAGACGATTTGCGAAGGAAACGGAGTGGTACTGTCTGCTACTGTTGAGGGATCACCAACTTTACA from Pedobacter sp. WC2423 carries:
- a CDS encoding histidinol-phosphate transaminase, with product MFQGHGDDGYLHQQTLAADFSTNVWHGGAPAGLKEYLFRQWDNVQRYPEVLAESLTQKIASFYGFKSENILVTNGSTESIYLVAQAFKNGKTTITIPAFAEYEDACKLFGHQLCLLNWDELEKGISGDTGLLFICNPNNPTGAVFKALEALIHQHPGVLFIVDEAFIEFTVSITSVLTLIEKYNNLIVLRSMTKAYAIPGLRLGYIAASTALINRLRSFKLPWAVNAMAIAAGHFIFDHIQTIQIPVQQLLADREEFTKKLESSALKIYPSHTHFFLARTNQHTAALLKQFLLKEFNILIRDAGNFRGLTEKHIRIATLSQNKNQLLINALAEWKTI
- a CDS encoding cobyric acid synthase, giving the protein MENQRKLRPVMFVGTSSDVGKSIITAGFCRIFKQDGYTPAPFKAQNMSLNSYATPEGLEIGRAQAVQAEAAGIPCHTDMNPVLLKPTNDQTAQVILNGKSIGNQSAKEYFLSNDRATLFEEVKLAYQRLALRYSPIVMEGAGSISELNLKKRDITNMRMAIAAGAATYLVTDIDKGGIFASLYGTMQLLEPEEKACIKGIIINKFRGDPDLFKEGKQMIADLCGVPVIGIIPYFKDIFIEEEDAVSLKLKRNQPIPGKVNIAVVLLSRMSNFTDFDRLDKDTRINLYYTHTSEGIAQADIIMLPGSKNTIEDLIELRNNGLAEAIILAHRMGQTVIGICGGYQMMGQTIKDPGQIESAAGEVKGLGILPVETVLLHEKTTRQCSFTYRDCAEKCMGYEIHMGETRVHGAEQPVAWLDGKHTDGYFLSEKCWGSYLHGILDNQIVINDLVAPYTDLKVPYVDYLQFRSEQYDKLAALLRENLDIEQVYQHLKD
- a CDS encoding peroxiredoxin family protein, translated to MMITIDQKLIKHMYKNTLVIVLFTLLAIGASAQTVLQHGAWRAALLRNDGNKIIFNLDIQRQKGKTVFYIVNEPEKMLAEDVTIVKDSVFINMPVFESAFRLKIISKDSLSGTWIRKTTSKDIVMPFTATTKQAYRFPAVHGNATESAGGKWKIDFTRSHNSDREAIGQFSQKGNQVTGSILTPSGDYRYLSGIVTGDSLQVSTFDGIHAMVFTGKINKGNITNGNLYSGPVSKEIWTAKKDDQAALSTEQVTRLKDGEDGSLNFSFPDIDGKQVSITDQRFKNKVVIIQLMGSWCPNCMDETAFLSEYYDKNKQRGVEVIGLAYEYTTDVKRSAASIRKFQKRFKVKYPLLITPATVSDSLRTEKTLPQLTAIKVFPTTLILDKSGKVTAITTDFYGPGTGDYYTKYKEAFEKKITELLKK